A genomic window from Parasteatoda tepidariorum isolate YZ-2023 chromosome 10, CAS_Ptep_4.0, whole genome shotgun sequence includes:
- the LOC122269509 gene encoding uncharacterized protein → MIKVFIVFCVCIYVVKGVSIRKELRKLCGDELPAAVALLCRGSTVNDSLIREMKVSKEVAEECCEKACNTERLRSFCEQET, encoded by the exons GTGTTTATTGTGTTTTGTGTTTGCATTTATGTGGTTAAGGGAGTTTCCATACGTAAAGAACTCAGGAAATTGTGTGGAGATGAATTACCCGCTGCTGTTGCATTATTATGtagag GATCGACCGTCAATGACTCATTAATTAGAGAAATGAAGGTATCGAAAGAAGTAGCGGAAGAGTGCTGTGAAAAGGCGTGCAATACAGAAAGACTCAGATCATTTTGTGAACAGGAAACGTAG
- the LOC107451225 gene encoding uncharacterized protein, with translation MVDLHIKVLQLWIIGVTCVMTQGLEHSNVTPDNASKFKLTTIPDLLSKDKQSKEVDKSVASDSNSESLSGEIDSAVQHEIMVNYPSSTQTQVSSYRIPREHIPRSNSFVYPKKKSRKIRPGQYVSKGQTSGKNKNRKSWSDYIKSAIDSSDSNVAWSYWEYEDEEPDDADDSKMTTKTKAAATTTPSTTTTTTTTTSTTAAPTTTTTAKDKTTSSVTVHKHFHYFKKPSPWAGDPWKGDKAMATSAPSPPPMPMEEMMKMTDDMMEEMMMKGMMMIPSHDDQDKKKGGISGIFDKLSKVEPITILVAGIIPASLILAAALPSVMSKMMPVKGDTSMPMMPTIMTTAVGSDGGMDMTGSRSNMGADSLSSILEAVGDFGLKALEKPHCARMMFCRLAAENLIAESPIMQRAVHLATVAMEDSWLQYMGVQSLLKSLNDGTCNQADCDPEFIASNLVAT, from the exons ATGGTTGATTTGCACATTAAAGTTTTGCAACTGTGGATAATTGGTGTCACTTGTGTAATGACTCAGGGATTGGAGCATTCGAATGTAACGCCCGACAACGCAAGCAAATTCAAATTGACAACAATACCTGATCTCTTGTCCAAAGATAAACAGAGCAAGGAAGTGGACAAAAGTGTCGCGAGTGATTCCAATTCTGAAAGTCTGTCGGGGGAAATAGATTCAGCTGTCCAACATGAAATCATGGTCAACTATCCAAGTTCGACTCAAACTCAAGTATCCAGCTACCGTATACCACGAGAACATATTCCAAGATCTAATTCTTTTGTTTACCCGAAAAAGAAGAGCAGGAAGATTCGCCCTGGTCAATATGTCA GTAAAGGTCAAACGAGTGGTAAAAACAAGAATAGGAAATCATGGTCAGATTACATTAAAAGCGCTATTGACTCAAGTGACTCAAACGTTGCTTGGAGTTACTGGGAGTATGAAGACGAA GAACCAGATGATGCTGATGATAGCAAAATGACCACAAAAACAAAAGCAGCAGCAACAACAACACCATCAACAACGACGACTACAACGACAACTACATCCACAACCGCGGCaccaacaacaacaacaacagcaaaagACAAAACTACATCATCCGTTACCGTACACAAGCACTTTCACTATTTTAAGAAACCATCACCATGGGCTGGGGATCCATGGAAAGGCGATAAAGCCATGGCTACATCGGCTCCATCACCACCTCCCATGCCCATGGAAGAAATGATGAAAATGACCGATGATATGATGGAAGAGATGATGATGAAAGGAATGATGATGATTCCTTCTCACGATGATCAGGATAAGAAGAAGGGAGGGATTTCTGGCATATTCGATAAATTGTCAAAAGTGGAACCCATCACTATTTTGGTGGCTGGAATTATTCCAGCTAGTTTAATTTTAGCCGCAGCTTTGCCATCTGTTATGAGCAAGATGATGCCCGTGAAAGGGGATACTAGCATGCCAATGATGCCCACGATTATGACCACAGCAGTGGGCAGTGACGGTGGTATGGATATGACGGGATCGCGTTCTAATATGGGAGCTGATTCCTTGTCGTCGATTCTCGAAGCAGTTGGCGATTTTGGTTTAAAAGCGCTAGAAAAACCTCACTGTGCCCGGATGATGTTCTGTAGACTGGCTGCTGAAAATTTGATTGCAGAATCTCCCATCATGCAAAGAGCTGTACACTTGGCTACAGTAGC AATGGAAGATTCTTGGTTGCAGTATATGGGAGTTCAAAGTCTATTAAAGTCTCTAAACGATGGTACTTGTAATCAGGCAGATTGTGATCCAGAGTTTATAGCTAGTAATTTAGTCGCTACCTGA